TCGGTCGCCGATCCACCGAGTTCCTCGACCGACTCGAGCGCTGCGATGTGTCTGGCGCCGCCGACCGACGCCACGTTCGAGAATCCGTAGCCGGTCGGGGCTTCCTGCATTTGCCCGTCGGTGACGAGCAAATTGACGTCCGCGACCGACGAGGATCCGTTCGGACTGACTCTCCCGGCGACGAGTCGTGCCGGCCACTCACCGCGTCTGGTCACTTGGCCGCCGTCTTCGGTCGAGACGTCGACGGTTCCACCGTGTGAGACCTCGAGCGTCCAATACTCGAACGCGAGAACGACTTCGAGAAATTCACGGACCCGCCTCGAGACGCCACGATACTCGGCTGCTTGCACAGAGAGCCAGAACCGCACCTCGAGCGCGCCCGTCGGTTGTCGGGTCGTGTAGGCGAGGGTACCAGTCGAGAGGATCGCACCCGCCGATCCGAGAAACAGACGCCGATTCACGATCGCTGAGAGACAGGGTCACTCCCAGTTCGTGTTGGTTCACATGTGTCGTTATTACGGTCGTCTGCGGGTGGGTGGAAGGAACAGGGGGTGGCGAAAATTGAGAACGCTCACTCTGGAAGCGGAACTCGCGTATCGACGAGCTGCGCCCCGTCTCTCGAAATTCGAATCTCGATCCACGGCGGGGGATGTGAGACGACTCTTACCAGCAGCAGGTTTCCCTCACGCGTTTCAACCAGTCGCCGCGCTGGATTTCGTTGTCTGAGACAGGGCGTCCAGCAACCAGAATGGAGATTTCGCTCGAGTTGACGTTCGGTGTAGTAGTTTCCGTTCGACCCAGCGTACACACGTCCGAAGGACGATTCGCTCATCGCGGACTCCCGCACCATTCCCGGCTTCCATCTGGCCCAGAATTTCTCGTAACAGAGATTGTCATTTTCCCGCGATAGTCGACTCGAGACACCCGTATCTACGCTGGGGTGTACATAGCCGCCATTTATCAAGTCGCCTCCGCCGCGTTCGCATTCGCCGGCCGGATCGAAGCCGCAGGTTCGGGTCGAGTTACGGATTCGGGTCAAGTTACGGGGTCGGATCGACGTTGCTGTTCGGGCTTCCTTCATGCTCGAGGGTCGATAATCGAGGATGGACACACCGTATTTCCGGTGAAGACGGCAGGTTCTGCGTCGTGCTGGAGCAATTGCAGCGGTGTGGTAACGGCTGTGGGTGTGATGTAATGTGGTAACGACTGCGGGTGTGGTGTGGTGACGTCCGTGGGCGTGTCTCAGTCGACGCCACCTGCGGTTTCGAAGAATTCGGCGAGCACCGTCTGGAGCCCTTTTCTGAGGTGTTGGTGCATCGTCGGGGGAGAGACGTCCATCGCTTCGGCGATTTCCTCGCCGGTGCTTTCGCGAGGCCAATCGAAAAAGCCGCTGTAGTAGGCCAGGCGCAACGTCGTGAGTTGTCGGTCCGTGAGTTGATCGAGGATGCGATTCCGACGCTCGGCGGCCGTTTGGACCGAGCGATCGACTTCACGTCTGGCGACCAGTTCGGTATTTTCGTAGATTACGGTGAGCGCATCTGCGATCTCTCGAACGTCCGCATTCTGTGAGATTTCGATGACGCAGGTTCCAACGCCGTCTTCGACGGTTACGTCTCGTATCGTCGCACCGTGATTCGCAAGTGCTCGGACACCCGACTCGGTAAGTCGAATCTCGAGCGTGCAGTTGTCTCCACCGTCGTGAATGAGTCTGGAGCGTTCGATCGAGTGGTGGTCGTCCGCGGCTTCGAGTACGGTCTCGCCGCTGATGCCGTCTATCGTCACGTACTGGACAGTGCGCCCGCTCGAGGTCGTGCCGGCCCACTCGAGTGAGCACGTACAGTCGTACGATTCCGAGAGGTCGAACGAGAACGTGTTGCCACCATCGATCTGAAACTCGAGTTCGACGACGGTATCGGCGAACAGTAGCTGTCGGTTTTTGACGGCCATGATCGTGAATCCGATCGTTTCGCCGAGTAACACGAACGCGGCGAGTTCGTCGTTGGTGAACGCCTCGTCGCGTCTCGATAGCACCGTCAGGACGCCGTAGCTCGACTCGTTGTGAGTGACGGGAACGGTTATTGCCGAGTTGACGTCGTCTTCACGAGCACTCTGGCGTAGTGGCTCGGGGACCGAGTCGTTCGATTGCATGTCGGTGACGGTGTGAATGCTCTCCGTCTGAATTGCTTGCTGGCCGATCCACTCGGGGCCGGTCGTGAGTTCGCTTCGTGTCTCGAGGACCGATTCTGCACTACCGGAGCCGGTTCGATACGAGAGTGATCCATCACCCGCCCGTTCGGCGATCCACGACCCACAGTACAGTTCGGAATCGACGAGGTGGGCACAGACATCGCGTTCGATCGTGTCTCGCGAGGGCGCTTCGACTAACGTGTCGATTACCTGCCCCACGACGGTGCTGATTCGACTGATCGTCTCGAGTTGGTCCTGTCGGGATCGCAGTTCCCGTTCACGACGCACCCGTTCAGTGACATCTCTGGCGAGCCAAATGACGGCTCGTTGCTCTTCGATCCGTTCGTCGATCGGGACCACTCGTGCTTCGTAGCGACGCTCTCCCTGGTGCGTTCGTGCTGGATACTCGATGGTTCGGATGTCACCGCTCTCGAGTGTGTCCTGTAAACACTGACCGAGTCGTTCGGCCGTCTCCTCTGGAAAGACATCATCGAGGCTGGACCCGACTAACTCTTCGGGAGGGACGGAGTACAACGCTGCAGCGTCCTCGTGGATCTTCGCTTCGAGATACGTCTGGTCTTCACTGATGACGAACGCCTCGTCGGGGAGTTCGTTCGCGAGAATTCGGTGGTAGTGGTCTTCGAGTGACCGGTCTCCATATGCCGTTTCGACGGCGTCGAGAAGCAACTCGAGTGGATCCTCGTCTGCGTCGGCTGGAATGTACTCGGTTGCGTTCGCTCGCAAAGCGGTAACTGCGTGTGCTTCGTTTTGGCATTCCGGGACGACGACCGTCGGAATAGTTGGTGCAACTCGCTGGCAACGCTCGAGGATCGATGCGGTCTCAGAGGGAGTGACGTGTTCGAGGACGAATGCGAGGACGGTGTCGTCTGTGTCGCCCCTATCCTCGTCCTCGACCTCGACCCCCTCCCTGTTCGGCGAACTGAATTCGACCTCTGGAGTGAGAGTCGACTCGAGTGCCGACGACGGGGTCGTCACTCGAACGCTGTAGGGGGTCTTCTCCCGGAGTCGAGACTGCAACGAACTCGACTGGGTCGTCGTCACGTGGATGATCGATCCGACTCGATTCTCGTCGGGCATGTACTATCAGCTATGTTCGCGGTTACTCGGCCGGTGCCGCCTTTCTGAGCAAATGGTGCATCAGAATAAAAGCCTACTGGTCCATACTCTCTCCAACACCGACACTGCTGGTGAATTTTCGCCCGGCGGTAGCTAACAGTATGTATGGTCGATATGTGACAACTACTCTTGTCTGAAGTGGTGTATAAATCCCAGGTGACACGATCTCGTCATCTCCCCCGTGGTGTGTTACGTGACGCACCGTCTCCGCATTCTACACCGTTCCACTTCTCACACATTCCACACTGTGTACAATGTGTGACGGTAGATCGGCCGCCTGAGTGCCAGGGACGACACTCGCGACTCCCTGCAGTGAACCCCCTTCTCCACAGTCAAAATATCGTTTCTCGGGTCCGAATCGGTGCGAGCACGTAGCTGGTCGTACTCACGGCAAGTACCTCGAACT
The Natronorubrum sediminis genome window above contains:
- a CDS encoding bacterio-opsin activator domain-containing protein; translation: MPDENRVGSIIHVTTTQSSSLQSRLREKTPYSVRVTTPSSALESTLTPEVEFSSPNREGVEVEDEDRGDTDDTVLAFVLEHVTPSETASILERCQRVAPTIPTVVVPECQNEAHAVTALRANATEYIPADADEDPLELLLDAVETAYGDRSLEDHYHRILANELPDEAFVISEDQTYLEAKIHEDAAALYSVPPEELVGSSLDDVFPEETAERLGQCLQDTLESGDIRTIEYPARTHQGERRYEARVVPIDERIEEQRAVIWLARDVTERVRRERELRSRQDQLETISRISTVVGQVIDTLVEAPSRDTIERDVCAHLVDSELYCGSWIAERAGDGSLSYRTGSGSAESVLETRSELTTGPEWIGQQAIQTESIHTVTDMQSNDSVPEPLRQSAREDDVNSAITVPVTHNESSYGVLTVLSRRDEAFTNDELAAFVLLGETIGFTIMAVKNRQLLFADTVVELEFQIDGGNTFSFDLSESYDCTCSLEWAGTTSSGRTVQYVTIDGISGETVLEAADDHHSIERSRLIHDGGDNCTLEIRLTESGVRALANHGATIRDVTVEDGVGTCVIEISQNADVREIADALTVIYENTELVARREVDRSVQTAAERRNRILDQLTDRQLTTLRLAYYSGFFDWPRESTGEEIAEAMDVSPPTMHQHLRKGLQTVLAEFFETAGGVD
- a CDS encoding matrixin family metalloprotease, which translates into the protein MNRRLFLGSAGAILSTGTLAYTTRQPTGALEVRFWLSVQAAEYRGVSRRVREFLEVVLAFEYWTLEVSHGGTVDVSTEDGGQVTRRGEWPARLVAGRVSPNGSSSVADVNLLVTDGQMQEAPTGYGFSNVASVGGARHIAALESVEELGGSATEATEQWVVPDEDATRTMQVLIHEVGHALGLGHEHGLSYRVDEHDAIVATPMLSSYAWSPAYIGEHSQCGTTHPDPTGSSRKLQLSFSSCARSELETGNGGLGATR